The following nucleotide sequence is from Corylus avellana chromosome ca7, CavTom2PMs-1.0.
GCCaatcaaatttttgttcattgtttcatttttctttttcaatcttCGCCGTTGATTTTCCTCCGAAATGAGaacccatttggccattttccTTTGAATCTAGCTTCTATAGGGAGAGGCGTATTGGggtattgaaaaaattattttagattccttatctcttctctctccctcttctaaGTGggaggctttttctttttcaatcttCGCCGTTGATTTTCCTCTGAAATGAGaacccatttggccattttccTTTGAATATAGCTTCTATAGGGAGAGGCATATTGGggtattgaaaaaattattttagattcTTTATCTCTTCTCCTTCCCTCTTCTAAGTGggaggctttttctttttcaatatttgATTTTCCTCCGAAATGAGAAGCCATTTGGTCATTTTCCTTTGAATATAGCTTCTATAGGGAGAGGCGTATTGGggtattgaaaaaattattttagattcCTTATTTCTTCTCCCTCCCTCTTCTAAGTGggaggctttttctttttcaatatttgATTTTCCTCTGAAATGAGAACCCATTTGGTCATTTTCCTTTGAATATAGCTTCTATANNNNNNNNNNNNNNNNNNNNNNNNNNNNNNNTTCTATAGGGAGAGGCATATTGGggtattgaaaaaattattttagattcCTTATCTCTTCTCCCTCCCTCTTCTAAGTGggaggctttttcttttttaatcttcgCCGTTGATTTTCCTCCGAAATGAGAACCCATTGGGTCATTTTCCTTTGAATATAGCTTCTATAGGGAGAGGCGTACTGGggtattgaaaaaattattttagattcCTTATCTCTTCTCCCTCCCTCTTCTAAGTGggaggctttttctttttcaatcttCGCCGTTGATTTTCCTCCGAAATGAGaacccatttggccattttccTTTGAATATAGCTTCTATAGGGAGATGCGTATTGGggtattgaaaaaattattttagattcCTTATCTCTTCTCACTCCCTCTTCTAAGTGggaggctttttctttttcaatcttCGCCGTTGATTTTCCTCCTAAATGAGaacccatttggccattttccTTTGAATATAGGTACTATAGGGAGATGCGTATTGAggtattgaaaaaattattttagattcTTTATCTCTTCTCCCTCCCTCTTCTAAGTGGGAGGCTTTTTCTATTTCAATCTTCGCCGTTGATTTTCCTCCGAAATGAGaacccatttggccattttccTTTGAATATAGCTTCTATGGGGAGAGGCGTATTGGggtattgaaaaaattattttagatttcTTATCTCTTCTCCCTCCCTCTTCTAAGTGggaggctttttctttttcaatcttCGCCGTTAATTTTCCTCCGAAATGAGaacccatttggccattttccTTTGAATATAGCTTCCATGGGGAGAGGCGTATTGgggtattaaaaaaattattttagattcCTTATCTCTTCTCCCTCCCTCTTCTAATCGTTTGGCAACAACCAACAGCCAATgactattcataaaaaaaataaataaataaataaactctcaactttcttattttttacatcacatcaatcacttcttatttatattcaaataaaaaaatcactacaaaacaaaatttttccacttttccatatcaaacagtcttaccttttcatttttttatatcaaatattcttttttttttttcttcacattaattaatttttgctatAGTTTCAAGCCACTAAAACCCCAAAAGCCTTTCCCAAACAGAGCCATAGTTAATGACAACTTCACCATGCAGTTACTCCATTTAGAATGGTAAATAAATTCAGGCCATTAACTCACAAACGGTTAATCAACTTTTTATAATTCTACCTCATTCATGCACATGAGTTGGACCGTTTCTTTATGACACACTTAAGCTTAGTAACTCAATcaataataaatcaaaaaacaaaatttctctCATTTATGCACATGAGAATAGTGCGTTGCCATTATAATTTCCCATACTAACATTGTGATTTtaaattcttttcaaatttataagttCTGTCTTGTGAACCTCTTTATCACATGTACATCAAATTGTTAAATGAGTCACTTCGTATTTGAAAGCATTTgatctcttctccttttcttagTAAATGGCTAAAGGGGATGGCTCGGCCATtacccactttttttttgttggcaagttttagttttaatttagatatatatattttttcttatctcccacgtttttttttttttgtttttttttttgtttttgtaagttttaggtttagtttgttttttaatttcttttttattttgtatatacactttttgttttaagttttaggtttagttgttggtttttttcttttaattttgtatataaactttttgttttaagctttaagtttaggttttggttttggttttgtatAGTTtagttgtttggttttttttgtgtttgtttagtttagtttttgtttttaaatgttttacataagtttttatttatttatttattatttattattattcttttatgtttacactttaccctgAAAGCATTTTCgaaaattttggttgaaaaaagtCTCATGTAAACTGCCACGCATGTGACTTGGTTTTCATCAAAATAGACGAATTTGATGGACCAATGATATTTTTTCGTCAACGTGAGATATATCGGGGAAagatgatagggacccaactattttgcccaactttaggccaacttttgccttattttttaattaaaaaaaataataataataaaaaatgaaaaaagtaaaaaaaatgacattattataaataaaaatatcattttttcaaaaaaaaaaaataccaaataaaagaaggacaaaaaaatatatatNNNNNNNNNNNNNNNNNNNNNNNNNNNNNNNNNNNNNNNNNNNNNNNNNNNNNNNNNNNNNNNNNNNatatatatatatatattttgacatgtcccCACAAGAAGGGGGAGAGGGTCAATcctcaatttttaaacattgaagacTAAAATGCAAatgcctttttttaaaaaaaaagatgcattAGCGTTTTATCATGACGAATACTGGATAACATTATGTGGAGTAATAATATTTGGCACATCGGCATGCTTGAACAATAAGCACgccggtgttaaaatattattttatttttttattttttaaagattattttaataatattttataatattttaacaccaaCGTGCTTAAAATTACTACTTATGTGTGGCTAAAATATTGGACAATACCcctaaaagataaataaaaaaataaaagaaattggacaatattatttattatttatttttgtatatatattaatattattgattttgaataATAGGATGCTATCTCTCTGCTGATTTGTCAAACTGTCAGATTTCTCGGTAACCTCCGTTGGGCTTTCCTCTATCCTAGCTGTACATACCAAATACcgagttttcttttcttcgcAATTACGCTTCCGACTCCATATAAATACACTCTCACGCACACCAACCACAAGACTCCTGCGTCTCCGCGTCTTCTTCAAGAGCACATCGATACTTTTCTCCGAACCGCTTCGGTGTCGTTTCGAAGCTTAAGGGGCTTTGGAATCTGATTCTCGTTCGTCGACGGCCATGGATAAACAGGTGGAGAAAATGCAGGTCCGTCAGAATTACCCGAATCTCTGGCGCTCCGATCTCCTCGGCACCATCCAAGCGGACACGCCTTGTAAGGATTCTCTTTTTGGTTcctctgaaaatatttttagatttcAACTGAGACTGCGCGTGtttgcttttttgttgttgttgtttgggCTTGTGAGTAGTGTTCTGTTTGGCTGTGGAGAAAATtcgagaaaagaaaagaaaatcggatatttttagttttgaatgGTCTCTGAATCGGAATCCATACGACTATTTGGCTTTGGTCAAGTGATTTTTTCTCATGAAAACCATTAGTACCGGTATTAGGCCTCTTTTTGTTTGCTGAGAAAACGGTGGAAAAGCGACAAAGGATTAAGAGCCACAAAACTTTTGAATTTCAACTTAAGCTTCATCCAGCTAGGACTTATTCGTTAACGCTAGTTTGATTCTTTTAGCTGAGATATTTTCTGAAAAGTAAGGTTTTaccttttccttccttttttttttttttttttcctctcttttaatttcctttgttttctACGCAGCCAAACAAGTGATTATTGCCTTTGGTTTGTTGACAATTCTACGGTTGGTTGCGGAGGAAatgtaggaaaagaaaagaaaattcaacaTTTGCGTCTTTGAACtctatttttgtctcttttcttttttttctttttttctaaaaagaaaattcaattgacagcaaaaacaaagaaagaaaaaaaaaaattcaacatttgcgtctttgaattttatttttgccttttttattAAGGGTCGATTTCATGACATCCGatagtaataataatagtcCTCTCAGAAACAAACTTGATTATAAGTCTTTGAAATGCTTCTTTGTTTAGTGTTGTAGCTCTCAGAAGGGCTAGAAGCCTAGAAGTGTTATCaccctaaaacaaataaaagatttGTGTCCATggatgtaataataataataatacacgaaaatgatagagagagagagagagagagagagagagataagagGTGGCTTGACCTTAGAGCATTCACTCCCAGCTAGCCAAAGGTTGGCTAACCGGGATGCAAATTTGGGTGAAAAATCAGCTACATCCAGCTAGCTACTTTAAGCATGGTACACTcaccaaatataaaagaaaatacacTTATTTATTCTAGCATTCTCTTTCCTCtcaataaagaaataataaagaataaatatatctttgaaaaaaaatatttaaatggaatagtaaaagtggataactaaaatagagagtGAGATGTAAGTTTTTTGGAAAAGTGGGTAgttaaatagaaagaaaaaaaaagacattttttaaaactaaaattaagagGAGAGTTGTTGAGCTGGATGTGAATGGTCTCAGAGGCCTATCAACTATTAAGCTCAATTGGGTTACATTTTTATTGTATTGACTCGAATTATATTGAACAGTACAATTGTGGTTGGTGAAGTAGGGTACTAGAATTCTGGTTAGTGAAGTACACTTTTTTGTCTGCGCTTTCCTTTTGTTAGTCAAATTCGGATCAGGGAGGGATTCAAGTTGGTGCGAATTTTGATTGCTGAGATTTATATTTGTACATAAgccccccaccccaccccctccctaaaaaaaaaaggggagggaTTCAAGCTGATATGAAATTTGATTGCTGATAtgcaagaaacaaaaaatgattCCATGATAAACTAACCATTTGTCTTATTAAGCTGAATcgaatttaattagttaattaatattctagcaCTGTCTGGTTTTCTGATGGACAATATGAACAATTGATTTTCTCTGATAATTTGCTTGTTTTTACGGTTTGGTTGGGAAAGAAAACATTGGAAATCTGGTTTTGAATCTTAAACTCCACTCAACTTATCCTATTTCAGCTTCTTAGCATAGCTTAAATTGGATGTTAATTGGATgtagattttaattttgtttattttcccCTTCCCTTAGAGATCGAACATGAAGCCtgtcttttttttatatttttcttttctaaaattacATTTGATCACCGAATTTCCTTTGTCTTGTTTGATATGCAGATTGTTTCTTTGCATTATTTTGGTAAGTGCTCTGATCCATGATTCTTGCTTTGCTTTGGCTCTTTTAGTCTGTGTTTGTGTTTAACATAATTATGGTATTCTAAGTTTTGCTGGTTGTTATGTCATGTGTAATGTAGGTGATTTTGTTATTGACATGTGCAGAGGGCATTCTGTTTGTTGATTCTGtgctttgctttttttttttgttttgtttttctctataAATCCTTTTGTTTGGATGTTAAGCTTTGGAGAGAAGgaaaagtgtatatatataaacaaaaataaaattggtttcAATAGGAAGTAGTGTAACTatgatataatattattcatattataaTAGGGATCTTCCGTagaaatagtatttttttttttttgaatcacgTAGAAATAGTATTTGTTAGTATAACATAGTGCTTCATGCATTCATTGGTATTCAATGATCAGTAATACTGATAGAGCAGTATGTTAAAATATCTAGAAACCTTGTCTGAGAGAACATTCGCTTTAAATGTCTATTAAGTTACTTTAAAAGATTAGTCTCAATGGAATGATTAGAAAAGAGAGTTTCAGTTATGATGATCTGCAACATGTTATTTGATAATCATTGTATTGTAATGCTCACTGACATGGAAAAAATGTGATTCCTCTTTCTCTTGCTTTTTTGATTATTCAATGCTGTGAATTATTTAATAGTGGTTATCTTATTTTTTGAGCGTGCCCatctaatttttctttgttacatGACAGTGGTCCCTGTGCTTCTTACCTGCTGCGTAAACGGGCTCTTTATAATGATATGTCAAGGTAATAATTGAGGTATCtccctttgatttttcttttaacaggAGTGAAAGGATAATTCTTATTTCCCATATGCTATAGGTACACATGCTGTGCTGGCTATATGCCATGCAGTGGCAGGTGTGGAGAATCGAAGTGCCCTGAATTGTGTCTTTGCACTGAGGTATTACGGTTTGATTTTTCCCTTTATGCTTTTCATGATAACCATTCATCCATAATGGGAAAAAAGAGATGGTCAAGCATATAGTTTCCCTTCTGCAttctataattattaatttgtacacaattttcattttcttctttcttgtatCTGTGGTTTCTTGCACTTTGTTCAGGTTTTCTGTTGCTTTGGAAATTCAGTAGCCTCAACACGCTTTCTCTTGCAAGATGAGTTCAATATACAGACAACGAAATGTGATAACTGCATTAttgtactctctctctctctctctctcccaagaATATTCTATTGGCACTTGATCTGCTTCTTTATAATCCACATGTTTCTCACTTGACACACTGCCTTCTTTGCAGGGTTTCATGTTCTGCCTCCAACAACTGGCGTGTATATTCTCCATAGTAGCTTGCTTAGTTGGAAGTGATGAACTTCAAGAGGCTTCGCAGTTGTTGAACTGTTTGTCTGATATGGTTTATTGCTCGTAAGGCCTTATAATGCACCTTTCTTAATTCATTCAGCCAAGAGACATGAAATGAGTAAATTCTGTACTGATGCTTTGACTTGATTTCTTTCTGCAGGGTTTGTGCATGTATGCAGgtatgcaaaaaaaaacaaaaacaaaaacaaaaggagtgCATTTAATAGCCGATAAACTTCATATATTGAACTTCAAGAGGCTTCACAGTTGCAGTTGTAAGGTTTCAATGacattgttatttttgtttgtttgtaattcAGACACAGCACAAGATTGAAATGGATAAAAGAGATGGCAAGTTTGGACCACAACCAATGGCAATACCAGCAGTCCAGCACATGTCACGTTTCGATCAGGCAACTCCTCCACCAGTTGGATATCCATCCCAACCATCATATGGACAGCCCTATGGCCACCCGCCACCCTATCAAGCTCAAGGTTACCCTCCTGCCGGTTATCCTCCCGCATATCCACCTGCTCCTGCCTATCCTCCTCCTAACTATCCCAGGTGATTTGGATCGTTGATGCAGCTTTCTCCTGAAATATATATCTGTACATGGACATGTTTCAACTTCAACCcaagcttttgtttttcaataatGGTCTTGATAGACATCAGGTGCTTTAAATGGTCATGAATGAACATATTTGGACATCTTTTCAGCTTTAAGTTTCCGTTTCTTAATCTGTTGTTCAGATAaggtctgatttttttttttcaaaaaaaaaaaaaaaaaaaaagtttcgaATGTGTACTCTGGATAATCCTTatattgtttttcattttagctattGAGGTTTTGTATTCTCGGTGGACTTTGCCCATTTCCCAGTGGGATTGTGCTACTGACACAACCTCTTTGGACATGGATCGCCTCCCAAAATGCTGCAGAactaatttgaattaaatttaattcatttcaattcaaataaATGCTGATTTCCCTTTGATAACCTTAGATATTAATGTCGGTTCTCGCATGAAGTTTGTAATTGTTCACGGTAACAACACCACGGAGGAAGTTACAGTCAGCAGTGACAGTGCAGCAAAGCACTGCTCCATATAAATTACTCACGGTTTGATGCCGATTTGTGGAGTCTAACATATGAGAGGGGTGAATGGAAGAACTATTGGTACTAAAgtaattatgctcaattaagTTTATCACCTAATATTATAGTGTGATCAAGTGGAGATGATGACGTGTTTAAGATGAATGATCAACATCCATAGAAGGTGACAACTTCTATGGaggttgaaagagaaattatGCAATCACGGTTGTTTATATATTGGCAGGGATCGGAGGATGAATTTCATTCTCTgacttttctctttgttttttttcttggatttccACCCTAATGGAACCATCATTATAAACACTTTCATTGATTATTCCTTAATGCTCCAATAGTATGTTGGGAAAAGTTTGTATCTTTATaagttattaattattaatgggtggcttcatctaaaaaaaatatatattacattcTATTTAGTATTACTACCTATcatgttctttatttttattttttatgcatttGATCTACTAAACAAAACAGATGACATGACATGTTTCACTCTTGTGTCAAATTACTAACATCATTATGTTTTACCTACTCTTGCTTATAgggattaaaattttttttaaaaaaaattaactattctATTGAACCCAACCAATAGGATCTTACTCAAATCTTGTCCTACTTTTATCAAAACATTTAACGATTCTCTTTGACTTCTGATCATTAAGGttatatttgataaaatttttgtttttagcctTTTGTTTGATGTCCTCATAACAAGTGCATTAATAAATTACTGAAAACATAATCTTTATGTtacattaaaatatatttaaaaaaaaaaaaaaaatccccaaaacacattaataaacgTTCCAAAGCTAACTTGGCAAAATAcaacaagagaaagaaagaaagaaaaaaaaaaaaactaaaatgggTATTAACATTAAATTTTACACATTGTTTTCAGGGATAAAACAAAGATAATTGTGGTATCATTAAAATCAGTGCTTGAGTCCATCCTTATCAGCTGACACAGACAAGATCCGAACAAATTGTTATTTGCCTGCGCCAACCACAGCTGACAG
It contains:
- the LOC132187434 gene encoding uncharacterized protein LOC132187434 — protein: MDKQVEKMQVRQNYPNLWRSDLLGTIQADTPYCFFALFCGPCASYLLRKRALYNDMSRYTCCAGYMPCSGRCGESKCPELCLCTEVFCCFGNSVASTRFLLQDEFNIQTTKCDNCIIGFMFCLQQLACIFSIVACLVGSDELQEASQLLNCLSDMVYCSVCACMQTQHKIEMDKRDGKFGPQPMAIPAVQHMSRFDQATPPPVGYPSQPSYGQPYGHPPPYQAQGYPPAGYPPAYPPAPAYPPPNYPR